From the Bombus huntii isolate Logan2020A chromosome 4, iyBomHunt1.1, whole genome shotgun sequence genome, the window TATTCAATGGCTTCGTAGCAGTTATCGATGGTAATAGAGGAATACATGTTAATGTAGGTATTGATTTTTGGATAGAAATTTGCGATACCTTCCCAAATATCCAAGAGTCGACAGACGAAGGTTGCGGTTCGATATCGACAATCAAATGTATCGCCTTTCCAGTTGTATCCTGTCTCCAATAAGGATCTAATCTTAAGAATATCCACTataagaaaaagagaggaagtaggtaaaaattagaaaagttAGAAAATGAAGGATACTCGCATTGAACAACCGTAGCCAAACCACACGGGCACATTCACTGTTGAATTGGAACAGTTTCTTTTTGAAATAATACTTTTCAAGCACATTTGCGATTGCTGTGCTAACAATTTCTTCGCGAATATAACCAATTTGATGTTCCGTTAATTGGTCCTGTAGGAAATCATGCCACTTCAGTTCTTGAACGTCAGATGCAAACAAATGAAACATGCTGAGAAATTGATATTCCAGCCAATTATATGTagtattttctttcaaatttaatgaatttattcttctttcattcatctttttttctttattctatAGAAGAATATTCAATGATATTGTAATTAGTCATTCTTTAAATCGcttaattgtttaatattaagATATGGTACGTATTTATTATAGTACACTATGCACACTGATTTGAGTATGATATGTAACaactataaaaaaattcaacTACACATACTTAACCTTTAaacgttttatttctttctttatatatttattgtcttgaagtattcttttttttctcttcgtaTAGAATGTACAATAATATGTGcgcaacaaataaataaaatttgttggCGCAGGGAATTTCTTTACAATCAAGGAAATTACATGTGTATCATCATCGTTCgtgttttttttataaataaatatcttaaacTCAGAAatgatacatatatacatacccACATGCATGTATATATGTTACAATGTACAAAGCATAggtcgaaaaaagaaaattacgagGTTAAATACGAAACATTacttttacattatttaacATGAGCCTCGAAatgcaatttatattttctactttgatttttattataacagaaatatttaacaaacatttattttttttaatttgtattgaTCGTATTATATGACCTTTTATACAAATCAGTTTAATCACATAGAATAATTCAAGTTACCTCATGAAACAAGCAAAAGACGTAAAAGAAGATACGAGGTAGATTCGACAATGTATCTACGATTATTTCTTCGAGTCAACTCGACTTACAGTACTATTACTTAGTTAtaccattttcttttttttttttttaagaaattaacaaatattttacgagATGACAACTCGAAACAAAAATGCAAATTTCTCATACTGCAGCTGTCATTTTCCTACTGTAGTTCTTAAATTGGAGCTTCTGCGTGAATGAACACACATGACGATAAGACCTTTTCGATATCGCGAATACTTTCACGATATACACTCACGATAAAATAATACTGATTTCCTTGTTCACGCATTGACCGCATGTCTTCCTTGCTCATTACATGTTACTTATTCTCCTACCGGTACACTGATCGCATACTTTGCACGGTTTAATTACTGAAAAAGtttaaaaaagagaagaaaaacgcGGTAGGAACGAGAAGGGTAGAAAGAAATAGCCGAATTCTGATCGACTACACTTAGAACGTATGCATCTTAAGCCATAACACCAGTTATAACACCACCGGATACAGGAAGACCAGTTTCCCCCATTAAAGCCAGATCTATTTCTCTTGCAGCTTGCCTACCTTCTGTGATTGCCCAAACTACCAGGGATTGTCCACGCCGGCAATCTATGTGGAATAACAATAACACGTTAATCAGGTAATAAAATGCACGAAATGTAACTTGAGAAAACGAGGATCTATTTGACGTATAGTTATTGGATGTAAAAGATGGTAATAcaaataaaacgtaaaaaCTTACCTCCTGCTGCGTATATTCCATCTAAACTTGTCTTGTAATTTCCAACTGGTGTTTTGAAATTACCTCTTTCATCCATTTTCGTATTTAATTCTgttgcaatatatttttctggaCCTAAGAAACCCATAGCGAGTAAAACTAGGTCACATTTGTATATCTAAATGAAAATCAAGGCATTAGAAAAGATAGTAAAGACGCAATAAGTcacaaattataatttttactttttctgtTCCAGGAACCTCTTCCATTTTCCAACGTCCGTTTTCCATTGTCCACGATACTGACACTGTTTTAATACCACTTACGTGGCCATTTCCATCGTCTAAAAACTCctattagaaatatataaatgaacGTGAAAGGAAGAGTGGAAAACAGtaaaggaatatatatatatatatatatatatataagaattTTTACGTACTTTACTCAATGTACTAAATTGACGGGGATCTCGGCCAAACTTCAAGGAAACTTCCTCATGGCCATAATCCACTTTAAATACACGTGGAAATTGAGGCCAAGGATTATCGTGCGCTCTTTTGTTTGGTGGTTCgggtaaaatttcaaaagttgTAATCGTTTTGGCACCCTACATGatagtaattaaaaatatacataatgtaGAATCTATCGCGATTTCagcaaattgtattttttttccGTTTCATCTTTTTCATCAATAGAAGCATAACTgaattattatacgtattacaGTTTCAAACAAACAATACATTTACAGTAAATTACTTCGAAATTTTCTTAAATGTATAAAGTTGTactaaagatataaattttaccTGTCGCAAAGACGTAGCTATACAATCACAACCAGTATCGCCACCACCTATTATAATAACATCCTTATCTTTAGCTATTAAACGCATATCTAGTGGAACGTTATTCCCCATTTGATTCTTTTGCCAATTTTCCAAAAAGCTTACAGCAAAATGAATTCCTTCAAGGTGTCGACCTGGTATTTGTAAGTCTCTTGGCCAAGTTGCGCCAGTACATATTAGCATTGCGTCATATTGTTCCCGTAATTCctacaatatatatacatacaaaagATCAATATATACAAACAAGATAACAATCATAAAATCAAGGAATAAGTTACAAGTATGAACGTAATTACTACGTAAATAAAACTGAAACATTATTTACATTAGCAGAAATATGTTTTCCTACATCGACGCCAGTCTTAAATGTAATACCCTCCGCCGCAAGAAGAGAAACCCTTCTTTGAACAACTTGTTTCGATAACTTCATAGTCGGAATACCATATTGCAGTAGACCTCCAATTCGGTCATTTCTTTCATAAACAGTCACCAAATGGCCTGCCTTATTTAATTGATGAGCTGCCGCCAAACCAGCCGGACCTGAGCCAACTACTGCTACTCGTCGACCGGTTCTAGTTGTTGGTGGATGCGGCACTATCCAACCTTGTTCAAATGCGTGATCAATTATCGCACATTCAATGTTCTTTATTGTAACTGCTGGTTCAGATATACCCAAAACACAGGCACCTTCACAAGGAGCTGGACAAACTCTTCCAGTGAATTCTAAATATACATACGAtatttattacgtattaattcaaaattttaGCAATCTTAAAAGATACGCGTTGTTAATTGCAAGCCTCATCTTTACCATTCAAATTACTTGTTTAATTGTACAAACCTGGGAAATTATTAGTTTGTAACAATTGATTTAAAGCTTCTTTCCAATTCGATTGGAAGACAAGATCATTCCATTTAGGAATGATATTTCCTAGAGGGCAACCATGACTACTTTGACAAAATGGTACACCGCATTCCATACATCTTGCTGCCTGCACGCGTAATCCTTTGCGAACCTTTTGAaagttataaatttcattccaATCGGTAATTCGGTTTTCAACTGGCCGATAAATTCCCATTTGTCttctatatttaataaatcctctaaaaattaaaataataatatataataatatatatatatataccaatttaaaaatttgaaataattatgtGCGATTTAAATTTTGAGTAAGAGCTTTTAGCTGCATCACTGAGTCGGAAGAACCATACCTTATCTTATCCAATTTTTGCTGCTCCATATCAGTATCTACAATAGCATCTTCAATATCTTTGATCTGGATGTTTTCCATCTGAGAACTTCCATTCGGTATTGGTTGTATTTGTTTGGCTTCTTCGACTTGCTTTAATGCCCGCTGGTACTCATACGGAAATACcttcgaaaaaattagaatatcAATACATTCACAATAACTATGACTGATTAATCATCATTTACCTTAACGAACCGTGTAGTTGGTTCAGGCCACAACATCAAAAGATCTTCAGCTATTAAAGAACCAGTTTTCTCAACAAATTCTTCTAAAAGTTGTTTCACATATGCAATATCTTCTTGCTTACTTAAAGGAAGCAATTCTACCATTTCAGGATTACATTTACTGtgtatgaaaaattaattgattaagAATATATgcacaataaatatataatgtatgataaaaaaaaaaaagaagaaaacggaGTAATCTACCTCTTGAACGATCCGTCTACATCTAAGACATAAGCTATCCCACCGGACATTCCAGCTGCGAAATTTCGACCAGTAAGACCCAGAATAACTGCACAGCCGCCAGTCATATATTCGCACCCATGATCACCGACACCTTCGACTACTACTATGGCGCCACTGTTACGGACGCTAAATCTTTCAGCAGCGATTCCTCGAAAATATGCTTTGCCAGAAGTTGCACCATAAAGGCAAACATTACCAACGATTACGTTATTTTCGGACTTGAAAGTAGAATCTTTTGGTGGATATATAACGATTTCTCCTCCACATAAACCCTAAAAATTATAGGAATGTGTACCAAATGTGTATATGACGCATAATATGTACAATACCGATGATCTGAAATAGCTCAGTTAGAAAAACATATTTACTTTGCCAACATAATCGTTGGCATCTCCCTCGAGAGTAACATGAACACCTTTGGTCATGAAAGCACAGAAGCTCTGACCTGCAGAACCTTTCATTTTTATGTTGATACTACCTTCAGGTAAACCAACTTCGCCATATAATCtgtcgataaaaaaaaaagagaaatattacACAATTAGTCAATTGTTGAAACCATTTGCAATTACCAAAAGACATAAGACAAAGACATTTACTTTGAAATATGGTAGCTTAATGTCGCCGCAAATGCTCTACattcgttattaatatttaattcaatatCAACACGTTTCTGTTTTCCTTTCAATAAATCCATGGCTAATTCAATGACATGATTGTCCAATCTGTTTTCTAGTTGAAAGTCTTGTTTCATTGATCCTCCCTGAATATTTACTCCAGGACGAAGTTCAAGTGCATTACGCAAAATATTATCGAGCTTTAATGTTTTAGCCTTCTCTACTGAGATATCTTCGCGAACTTTCAACAAATCCGTACGACCTATTAGATCTTGAAATTTACGTAATCCAAGGCTGGCCATGTGAGAACGTACCTAACAAAAAAATGTATCTTGCATGATTCAATGGATATTTCCTATAACAAAGATGCTTGAGAAATTATTGTTGGGAATTCCTTATTTCTATTCTTAGTATCAAATACCTCTTCTGCCAATgcgaagaaaaaattaataacatgTTCTGGCTTTCCTTCAAATTTTTTTCGAAGTTTTGGATCTTGTGTTGCAACACCCACGGGACAAGTGTTTAAATGACATTTTCTCATCATAGTACAACCCATGGAAATTAATGGCGCAGTACTAAAGCCAAATTCGTCGGCACCTAAAAGAGCCGCAACCACTACGTCAAATCCTGTACGCATTTGTCCATCTGCTTGTACAATGACACGTGATCGAAGATTATTTAAGGTTAAAATTTGATGGGTCTCCGCAACTCCTAATTCCCAAGGTAAACCAGCGGATTTTATTCCTGTCCAAGTACTAGCACCAGTTCCACCATCATGGCCAGATATTACGATATGCTCTGCTTTCCCCTGTATAATGTATGCCATAATAGAAGACAGCATAgtaaaaagaagggaaagaagatacaagataaaaatgatgattagaaaaatgtatttgaaaatgtattcTCTGCTCTCGACAAGTTAAGATATACTATTTCTAAGTATGATTACCTTTGCAACACCTGATGCAACTACACCTACTCCTACTTCTGACACTAACTTGACAGAAATACGAGCATTTGGATTTGCACATTTCAAATCATAAATTAATTCCGCAAGATCTTCGATCGAATAAATGTCGTGATGCGGTGGTGGTGAAATTAGACCTACACCAGGTACAGAATGTCTAGTTGCAGCAATCTCAGCAGTAACCTACATACAGATTATATAGCTTTTACAACTCGATCATTATTCTGTGTACACTATGCTTGCGGTATAATTAATAAAGATCTGTTTCACCTTATAACCAGGCAACTCGCCGCCTTCTCCTGGCTTCGCACCTTGTGACATTTTGATTTGAAGATCATCAGCATTTGCTAAATAACTCGAAGTGACACCAAAACGACCGCTGGCAACTTGCTTAATAGATGATCGTTTGTTAAACTCTGGATCCTGATTCAGATACCTAAATAACGAGTTTTACTTTACGTTATTAGGTGATTTTTTATAGgcaaatggaaaataaatatacgcaCGCATTTAAGTGAGTGTGTGCGTGAATATGAGAATCTACAGTAATACCCGGTTTACTGTTGCAATTTTGCCGACTTAATTATCACAAATTTGTCCCCACCAATCCTTTGACCGCTTCCACGGAACAAGCGCTATGTTATTTAACTCGTGATTGACGTTATTTCAACTAGGAATGAGtcataaaataagaaaactaaaatgtttatattttttactttataaGTATCAAATTACTACAATCAAGCTGCTGAGAATTTTCTGATGAATAAGATATCAAACATGATATATTCGTCATATTTGGATGAGTTTGAATTGCACTGATAGATGTGGATATATGACACACCATACTCAAATTTTTCTCCCTATTTCATTCTCATTCAATCTCATTTTTCACTCTCGTTACTCTCGTCACTCCGATACATCCAAGAAATGAGCGGATTCAATAGAAATAACACCCAGCAACTCCCAGAACATCTACTTCCTCAGTCGAAATGAAAATCCGAACATGCGACAATTAAGtggatattattatatttgtcgTGTGTATACATGCATATGCTATtcataaaaaagatataatttgTCATAAATTTAGAATGTAAATACCTGTCAGCATTTTCACCACCTTCGCCGGTATTCGATTTACCGCCAATACGATTCATCGCAATCGCTAATGTTGTATGTGCTTCTATAGAAATACTTCCAAAACTCATAGCTCCGGTTGCAAATCGTTTCACAATCTCAGATGCTGGTTCAACCTCTTCAATGGGTATGGATTTTTCTGGTTTTTGTACTAATTCCAATTGACCACGTAAGGTGCATGCCCTGATCATTTCCATTGTagtttttcgatatttttcataagCGTTCCAGTTCTTAGAATTTACATAATCCtaaaaaagaagcaaaagaGATACAGAAACTGGAAAAATagcaattatttcttttttatccattctaataaaaaatatacgtatattatcaATACtttgcaaaatatattattaaatgaatTTACCTGCAAGCTAGCAATACTATCAGGATCGTTTATGTGTTTTTCTCCACCAGATCGCCAATGATAGACTCCTGGATTGCGAATAACAAGCATATCCATAGGTTTTGTGCAATAAGTAATTTGATGTCTTTCAAATGCTTCCTTTGCCAAAATATCAAAAGTAACTCCACCAATACGAGATTGTGTACCCTGTATGGAAAGTAATATGCAATAAATGTTAAAAGGTTAAATATGTACAATGAAAGTAAACGATAGAAACAATTAAGAGTACGTCATTAAAACTAGTGAATCATAGTAATTGTATTCATTAATTGGATCCAATTTTTAATCATTCGTATCTTTCACGATCGCATCATTTTCGATCATTATTAAACGATTTTTTGCCGATTCGTATGATACATACCTTAAAGCATTTATTGATGACTTCGTCTGACAAACCGACTGCTTCGAATATTTGAGCTCCTTTATACGATTGTAACGTAGAGATTCCCATTTTTGCCATTACTTTAGCTATTCCTCTATCCATTGCTTCCGCATAGTTCTGTAACGATATTTCATTCATCTACCATCATTATGATTATTACCGTCGTCGTCAACATTCCCGTTCCTTCCCATACTTGttttatcgttaaataatatacagGTTTAAATCGTGACTGCACcgcaatattaaa encodes:
- the LOC126864791 gene encoding uncharacterized protein LOC126864791 isoform X1, giving the protein MHEAESWSFPPKQALYDPTLERDACGVGFIVAIDGKKSHKIVRDAEILSARMNHRGACACDNDTGDGAGVLCAIPHEYYADELRERQNVELPQFGRYATGILFLDQNSHQEAEAVFEKLVEECNLRLICWRDVPTDNTRIGQVARKCEPYMRQVFVTGDQDDINLERQVFILRKRSSHSIPRPGIRYYICSLSIRTVVYKGQLTADQLWLYFLDLKSPKFETYLALVHTRFSTNTFPSWERAHPLRLLAHNGEINTLRGNVNLMKAREGVMSSKVYGEKLKQLYPVVEPNLSDSGAVDCVLEFLVMVGQRSLPEAVMTMVPEAWQNDLTMASEKRDFYHWAACAMEPWDGPALLTFTDGRYVGAILDRNGLRPSRFYVTKDNMMVMASEVGVYDTPSNNVVLKSRLKPGRMLLVDTHEKRIIEDVELKLQIARSRPHSKWLKDQITMEELRAADVDYKKTLSTVENGSIVDKEVAKRKAMNDANPISTVNRVWGGDKRLSLYGYTLETINLLLLPMMQSKKEPLGSMGNDAPLACLSQFQPLIYDYFKQLFAQVTNPPIDPFREKIVMSMLCPIGPESNMLEPNELQVHRLFLRQPILSLDDLDIIKRTNYRGWKTKIIDATYPVQDGPPGLVNTLNRVNQEANQAAKEGYQFIVLSDRLSSSERVPVSSLLVLGAVHHNLIEERQRMKVGLIVETAEAREIHHICLLLGYGADAICPYLVFEMARNLRMDGVLDSSLTDNALCANYAEAMDRGIAKVMAKMGISTLQSYKGAQIFEAVGLSDEVINKCFKGTQSRIGGVTFDILAKEAFERHQITYCTKPMDMLVIRNPGVYHWRSGGEKHINDPDSIASLQDYVNSKNWNAYEKYRKTTMEMIRACTLRGQLELVQKPEKSIPIEEVEPASEIVKRFATGAMSFGSISIEAHTTLAIAMNRIGGKSNTGEGGENADRYLNQDPEFNKRSSIKQVASGRFGVTSSYLANADDLQIKMSQGAKPGEGGELPGYKVTAEIAATRHSVPGVGLISPPPHHDIYSIEDLAELIYDLKCANPNARISVKLVSEVGVGVVASGVAKGKAEHIVISGHDGGTGASTWTGIKSAGLPWELGVAETHQILTLNNLRSRVIVQADGQMRTGFDVVVAALLGADEFGFSTAPLISMGCTMMRKCHLNTCPVGVATQDPKLRKKFEGKPEHVINFFFALAEEVRSHMASLGLRKFQDLIGRTDLLKVREDISVEKAKTLKLDNILRNALELRPGVNIQGGSMKQDFQLENRLDNHVIELAMDLLKGKQKRVDIELNINNECRAFAATLSYHISKLYGEVGLPEGSINIKMKGSAGQSFCAFMTKGVHVTLEGDANDYVGKGLCGGEIVIYPPKDSTFKSENNVIVGNVCLYGATSGKAYFRGIAAERFSVRNSGAIVVVEGVGDHGCEYMTGGCAVILGLTGRNFAAGMSGGIAYVLDVDGSFKSKCNPEMVELLPLSKQEDIAYVKQLLEEFVEKTGSLIAEDLLMLWPEPTTRFVKVFPYEYQRALKQVEEAKQIQPIPNGSSQMENIQIKDIEDAIVDTDMEQQKLDKIRGFIKYRRQMGIYRPVENRITDWNEIYNFQKVRKGLRVQAARCMECGVPFCQSSHGCPLGNIIPKWNDLVFQSNWKEALNQLLQTNNFPEFTGRVCPAPCEGACVLGISEPAVTIKNIECAIIDHAFEQGWIVPHPPTTRTGRRVAVVGSGPAGLAAAHQLNKAGHLVTVYERNDRIGGLLQYGIPTMKLSKQVVQRRVSLLAAEGITFKTGVDVGKHISANELREQYDAMLICTGATWPRDLQIPGRHLEGIHFAVSFLENWQKNQMGNNVPLDMRLIAKDKDVIIIGGGDTGCDCIATSLRQGAKTITTFEILPEPPNKRAHDNPWPQFPRVFKVDYGHEEVSLKFGRDPRQFSTLSKEFLDDGNGHVSGIKTVSVSWTMENGRWKMEEVPGTEKIYKCDLVLLAMGFLGPEKYIATELNTKMDERGNFKTPVGNYKTSLDGIYAAGDCRRGQSLVVWAITEGRQAAREIDLALMGETGLPVSGGVITGVMA